DNA from Spirochaetota bacterium:
AAATCAATGGATGGTAACGAAGCTGCTGCGTACATATCGTATGCGTTTACTGAAGTTGCTGCCATCTATCCAATTACACCTTCTTCACCCATGGCCGAATTTGTTGATGAATGGGCCGCACATGGGAAGAAGAATATTTTTGGTCAGGTTGTGCGCGTAGTTGAAATGCAATCAGAAGCTGGCGCTGCGGCGGCAGTCCACGGTTCATTGCAGGCAGGTTCGCTTACCACTACGTATACGGCTTCTCAGGGATTGCTTTTAATGATTCCCAATATGTATAAGATCTCTGCAGAATTGCTCCCTGCGGTATTCCACGTAAGTGCCCGTTCAATATCTGCTCAGGCATTGTCTATATTTGGTGATCATCAGGACATTAATGCTTGTAGACAAACCGGTTTTGCAATGCTTGCAAGCGGTGGTGTTCAGGAGGTTATGGATTTGGCCGCTGTTGCACATCTTTCGGCTATCAAATCGCGCATACCATTCCTTCATTTTTTTGATGGATTCAGAACATCACACGAAATTCAAAAAATTGAAGTGCTTGATTATGAAGATCTTGCTAAGCTTATTGATTATGCAAAGTTAGAAGAATTCAGAAACAATGCATTAAATCCTGAACATCCTGTTACTCGTGGTACTGCACAAAACCCCGATATTTATTTTCAGGCGCGGGAAGTAAGTAATATATTTTATCAAGCCGTACCTGATATTGTTGAAGAGTATATGCAGCAAATAAGCAAACTCACAGGTAGAGAATACCATCCATTTACCTATTATGGTGCACCAGATGCAGAAAATATAATCGTAGCCATGGGTTCAGTCACCGAAACTATAGAAGAAACAATAGATCATCTTGTGAAACAGGGCGAAAAGGTAGGGCTTATTACATGCCATCTTTACAGGCCATTTTCCACTAAATATTTCTTCAAAGTATTACCGCAAACTGTTAAACGAATTGCAGTACTTGATAGAACTAAAGAACCAGGTTCAATTGGCGAACCATTATATTTAGATGTTCGTGCTGCATTTTATGGAACAGCCAAACAACCTCTTATTGTAGGTGGCCGTTATGGATTGAGTTCCAAAGATACTACTCCATCACAGATTATTGCAGTATACAATAATCTCAAGCTTAACGAACCAAAGAATGGTTTTACAATTGGTATAGTTGACGATGTAACATTTACGTCATTACCACTTCCTGAAGAAACCAGTGTGGTACCTGAAGGTACGTTTGAAGGTAAATTTTTTGGTGTAGGTTCTGACGGAACTGTTGGTGCAAATAAAAACTCCATTAAAATTATTGGCGATAATACTGATTTATATGCTCAGGCATACTTTGCGTATGATTCAAAGAAATCAGGTGGAGTAACTGTTTCGCATCTTAGATTTGGGAAAAAGCCAATTAGATCAACCTATCTTGTCAATAATCCTGATTTTGTAGCCTGCCATGTCCCTGCCTATCTTGATAAATATGATATATTAAAGGGATTAAAAAAAGGTGGCACCTTCCTGCTCAACTCATTGTGGGATGAGGAAGAAACCAAAAAGAGACTGCCTGATCACATTAAACGATATTTAGCAGAAAACAATATCAAATTTTATATCATCAATGCAACGGAAATATCAGAACGTATAGGGCTTCCTGGAAGAACCAATACAATTATGCAGGCAGCATTTTTCAAAGTAAGTAATGTCATTCCTTACGAAATTGCTGAAAGAGAAATGAAAGATGCTATTGAAAAAACCTATGGGCGCAAGGGTGCTGATGTTGTAAGTAAAAATATGGCTGCAGTTGATGAAGGAGCAAATAATGTAAAAGAGGTAAAAGTTCCTGAAGAATGGAAAAATATTCAACTACCAGGAAAACCAACATTTGAAGAATTGCCTGAGTTTATCCGTGAGATAGTTGAGCCAATGAACAGGCTGGAAGGTGATAAGCTACCGGTAAGTGCCTTTTTGCCCAGACCTGATGGAACATTTCCTCCTGGCACAACACAGTATGAAAAGCGTGGCATTGCCGTCAATGTTCCAGAATGGCAGCCAGACAATTGTATTCAGTGTAACCAGTGTGCATATGTGTGCCCACATGCAGTGATTCGTCCATTCCTGCTTAATGATGAAGAAATGAAAAAAGCGCCTGCTGGTATGCCAGTACTTGAGGCAAAAGGCAAAGGGCTTGAAGGCCTCAAATTTAGAATACAGATAAGCCCGCTTGATTGTACTGGATGTGGCAACTGTGCTGAGGAGTGCCCGGCTAAGGAAAAGGCACTGGTAATGAAGCCGCTTGAAAGCCAGTTGGGCCAGCAGAAGTACTGGGATTTCATAGTTAAGAATGTTACG
Protein-coding regions in this window:
- the nifJ gene encoding pyruvate:ferredoxin (flavodoxin) oxidoreductase, yielding MAKKIMKSMDGNEAAAYISYAFTEVAAIYPITPSSPMAEFVDEWAAHGKKNIFGQVVRVVEMQSEAGAAAAVHGSLQAGSLTTTYTASQGLLLMIPNMYKISAELLPAVFHVSARSISAQALSIFGDHQDINACRQTGFAMLASGGVQEVMDLAAVAHLSAIKSRIPFLHFFDGFRTSHEIQKIEVLDYEDLAKLIDYAKLEEFRNNALNPEHPVTRGTAQNPDIYFQAREVSNIFYQAVPDIVEEYMQQISKLTGREYHPFTYYGAPDAENIIVAMGSVTETIEETIDHLVKQGEKVGLITCHLYRPFSTKYFFKVLPQTVKRIAVLDRTKEPGSIGEPLYLDVRAAFYGTAKQPLIVGGRYGLSSKDTTPSQIIAVYNNLKLNEPKNGFTIGIVDDVTFTSLPLPEETSVVPEGTFEGKFFGVGSDGTVGANKNSIKIIGDNTDLYAQAYFAYDSKKSGGVTVSHLRFGKKPIRSTYLVNNPDFVACHVPAYLDKYDILKGLKKGGTFLLNSLWDEEETKKRLPDHIKRYLAENNIKFYIINATEISERIGLPGRTNTIMQAAFFKVSNVIPYEIAEREMKDAIEKTYGRKGADVVSKNMAAVDEGANNVKEVKVPEEWKNIQLPGKPTFEELPEFIREIVEPMNRLEGDKLPVSAFLPRPDGTFPPGTTQYEKRGIAVNVPEWQPDNCIQCNQCAYVCPHAVIRPFLLNDEEMKKAPAGMPVLEAKGKGLEGLKFRIQISPLDCTGCGNCAEECPAKEKALVMKPLESQLGQQKYWDFIVKNVTYKDNLMNKYTVKGSQFCQPLFEFSGACAGCGETPYIKLITQLFGDRMMIANATGCSSIYGGSAPATPYCVNPQGRGPAWASSLFEDAGEYGYGMYLGVTQQRKKIAQLLEQLAKTTTNTQLKDAALEWLAGKDNAEKSREATKKLLPLLKGDSSKEAAEVLKLAQYLEKKSIWVFGGDGFAYDIGFGGLDHVIASGEDVNILVMDTEVYSNTGGQSSKATPIAAQAKFAASGKRVRKKDLGLMAITYGYVYVAQVAMGASQMQYMRALIEAESYPGPSLIIAYSPCINHGLREGMGKAQEEAKKAVECGYWTLWRYNPLLEKEGKNPFILDSKEPQWDKFRDFLMGEVRYSALKNEFPDIAEELFNAALESAQWRYKNYKRLASQS